A single genomic interval of Alistipes provencensis harbors:
- a CDS encoding RagB/SusD family nutrient uptake outer membrane protein gives MKKLIIALTAVLSFAGCSDFLDPLPNGHYTDKNLLEYPSMIRGFVEKSYDLLPTSYSGGEYVYLDGATDDAVITAQTHAMRRFAVGSGTPASDPFETFWIRNYRGIMYVNKFLKDRLGINTRYMIDNEQNRRLQRALQGDAYALRAWYQFDLLRKWGGRASDGRLLGFPIVLEPIDVFDADAGSFERASYDQCVEQILRDCDSALVYLPAANRDWLAKDVSVEGAVRWHRFDGIAVKALKAMTCLQWASPAFNPENDPKRWNEAARYAAEVMDFKLTQDGAHGFDPTASFAWTDANSPEIIWSSNYSKSSTLENLFYPDGFLGTGGVGPTQNLVDAFPAANGYPIGHPLANYDKAMPYANRDPRLYCTVFHNGAEVRRTTNNELMYTFDTSVGGRDEAGGVNNTMTNYYVRKYIYLGWNKADDNIQTMPKSIFFMRWTQMCLIFAEAANRVSGPTAALYGYTPKQAIAFLRSRPTNNGIPGVGSTADPYLDECAAAGRDVFETLVRNERRIELCFEGQRFYDLRRWAVDAAELNEAIYKPRIATGQAISYEEVEKRNYPSLYVPIPYTEVIRMKGVVQNEGWSNWE, from the coding sequence ATGAAAAAACTGATAATCGCCCTGACCGCCGTACTGTCGTTCGCAGGCTGCTCCGATTTCCTCGACCCGCTGCCGAACGGCCACTATACGGATAAGAACCTGTTGGAATATCCCTCAATGATTCGCGGATTCGTGGAGAAGAGCTACGACCTGCTGCCCACATCCTACTCCGGCGGCGAATACGTCTACCTCGACGGCGCCACCGACGACGCGGTCATCACGGCGCAGACGCACGCCATGCGCCGTTTTGCGGTCGGTTCGGGAACACCTGCGAGCGATCCCTTCGAAACCTTCTGGATACGTAACTATCGCGGTATCATGTACGTCAACAAATTCCTCAAGGACCGTCTGGGCATCAATACCCGCTACATGATAGACAACGAGCAGAACCGCCGTCTGCAGCGTGCGTTACAGGGTGATGCCTATGCCCTGAGGGCATGGTACCAGTTCGATCTGCTGCGTAAATGGGGCGGCAGGGCCTCCGACGGGCGGCTGCTGGGATTCCCCATCGTACTCGAACCCATCGATGTCTTCGACGCCGACGCCGGCTCGTTCGAACGCGCTTCCTACGACCAGTGTGTGGAGCAAATTCTGCGCGACTGCGATTCGGCGCTGGTTTACCTGCCCGCAGCCAACCGCGACTGGCTGGCGAAAGACGTTTCGGTGGAGGGCGCCGTGCGCTGGCACCGCTTCGACGGTATCGCCGTAAAGGCGTTGAAAGCCATGACCTGCCTGCAATGGGCCTCGCCGGCGTTCAACCCGGAGAACGACCCGAAGCGCTGGAACGAAGCGGCCCGGTACGCCGCCGAAGTGATGGACTTCAAGCTCACGCAGGACGGCGCCCACGGGTTCGATCCGACGGCCTCCTTCGCATGGACCGACGCCAACAGCCCCGAAATCATCTGGTCGTCGAACTACTCGAAGAGCAGTACGCTGGAAAACCTCTTCTACCCCGACGGATTCCTCGGGACGGGCGGCGTGGGACCGACGCAGAATCTGGTCGACGCTTTCCCTGCGGCGAACGGATACCCGATCGGCCATCCGCTGGCCAATTACGACAAGGCCATGCCCTACGCCAACCGCGATCCCCGGCTCTACTGCACCGTCTTCCACAACGGCGCCGAGGTCCGCCGCACCACCAACAACGAGCTGATGTACACGTTCGATACCTCGGTCGGCGGACGCGACGAGGCGGGCGGTGTCAACAACACGATGACCAACTACTACGTCCGCAAATACATCTACCTCGGCTGGAACAAGGCTGACGACAACATCCAGACGATGCCCAAGTCGATCTTCTTCATGCGCTGGACCCAAATGTGCCTGATCTTCGCCGAAGCCGCCAACCGGGTTTCAGGACCAACGGCGGCGCTTTACGGCTATACCCCCAAACAGGCCATCGCCTTCCTGCGCAGCCGCCCCACCAACAACGGTATACCGGGCGTCGGTTCAACGGCGGACCCCTATCTCGACGAATGTGCCGCTGCAGGCCGCGACGTGTTCGAAACGCTCGTGCGTAACGAGCGCCGCATCGAACTCTGCTTCGAAGGACAGCGGTTCTACGACCTCCGTCGTTGGGCCGTAGATGCTGCCGAACTCAATGAAGCGATTTACAAACCCCGGATTGCCACCGGGCAGGCAATCTCCTACGAGGAGGTCGAAAAGCGCAACTATCCGTCGCTTTATGTGCCGATCCCTTACACGGAGGTTATTCGCATGAAGGGAGTAGTCCAAAATGAAGGCTGGTCTAATTGGGAATAA
- a CDS encoding DUF1735 domain-containing protein, with amino-acid sequence MKKILATLLAAATFAGCYDEYVKDYDYSGVYIAYQYDLRTFVVGEGMKFSVGSVLAGVMSNERDRSVYYALDDELVTGDLAPFNGLDELGQPSDPFTAFDVMSGGSTSGTVSQSYVTTAVKASGIKELTPLPREYFTVSNDEKMTIRRGRHSGTITVRADSAAFLSDIQASNEPYYAIGFRITSADADTILLSKSFEVIAVRYENKLFGNYYHGGETHVVDAQGQELSKEVYPTAVPSDEGTHGIYTLTTDAPDALTTNYIGTKEGSVRLTLDGKEIRVSGSVDGTREVEDLGSGFNGARLLQNRKLYLHYRYPNGDGTFTEVRDTLTFRNRIRDGVNEWQDENPKNYN; translated from the coding sequence ATGAAAAAAATACTTGCAACACTGCTGGCAGCCGCAACCTTTGCGGGATGCTACGACGAATACGTCAAAGACTACGATTACAGCGGCGTATACATCGCCTACCAATACGACCTGCGTACGTTCGTAGTCGGAGAAGGCATGAAATTTTCGGTCGGGTCGGTGCTCGCGGGCGTCATGTCCAACGAACGTGACCGCTCGGTCTACTACGCGCTCGACGACGAACTGGTGACCGGGGACCTCGCGCCCTTCAACGGGCTCGACGAACTGGGGCAGCCTTCCGACCCGTTCACCGCCTTCGACGTGATGAGCGGCGGATCGACCTCCGGAACGGTGAGCCAAAGCTATGTCACCACGGCCGTCAAGGCCAGCGGCATCAAGGAACTGACGCCGCTGCCGCGCGAATACTTCACGGTCAGCAACGACGAGAAAATGACCATCCGGCGGGGCCGACACTCCGGAACAATCACCGTCCGAGCCGATTCGGCGGCTTTCCTGTCCGACATCCAAGCGAGCAACGAGCCCTACTACGCCATTGGATTCCGCATCACCAGCGCCGATGCGGACACAATCCTGCTCTCCAAATCGTTCGAGGTCATCGCAGTACGCTATGAGAACAAACTCTTCGGCAATTATTACCACGGGGGCGAAACCCATGTGGTGGACGCCCAAGGGCAGGAACTTTCGAAAGAGGTGTATCCGACGGCCGTTCCCAGCGACGAGGGCACGCACGGCATCTACACGCTGACGACCGACGCGCCGGATGCGCTGACGACCAACTACATCGGCACGAAGGAGGGATCGGTGCGCCTGACACTCGACGGCAAGGAGATCCGCGTTTCGGGATCGGTGGACGGCACCCGGGAGGTCGAGGATCTGGGGAGCGGCTTCAACGGCGCGCGGCTGCTTCAAAACCGGAAGCTGTACCTCCACTACCGCTATCCGAACGGCGACGGAACCTTCACGGAGGTCCGGGATACGCTGACGTTCCGCAACCGCATCCGCGACGGCGTGAACGAGTGGCAGGACGAGAATCCAAAAAACTACAACTGA